Genomic DNA from Paraconexibacter algicola:
TTCTCCCCCGACGGCTCGACGATCGCGTTCAGCGACCGCGGCCGGCTCGGCCTCGTCGACGCGGACGGCACGAACGTCCGGTACCTCACCGCCGCGTTCGACTGGAGCTCCTGGGGTCCGCGCTGGTCCCCCGACGGCTCCAAGCTCCTCTTCTACGGCTTCGACGCCTCCGGCTCGGACATCTACGGGATCCGCGCCGACGGCACCGGGCTGCGCAACGTGACGAGCTCCACCGGGGACGAGCAGCTGCCGGACTACGCCCCGGACGGCGCGTCGCTGGTCTACGACCGGGACGCGGACGCCGACTTCCTGTTCGGCCTCTGGCACGCGGCGATCGACGGCTCGGGCGCTCGTGAGATCGTCGCCCAGTCCGCGTTCTCCGGCTCCTACCGGCAGCCGACGACCGCCACGACGGAGCCCGACCCGGAGCCGACCCCCACCCCGACGCCCACGCCCACCCCGGGGACCGGTGGCGGTGGCGGGCACAGCGGCGGCGGGCACGGCGTCTGCCGCGACAAGCGCAGCAGCGCGCAGAAGCGCCGCAGCTAGGCGCTACGGACGGTTCGTGGTCGCCGCCGGCTCACGCAGCGTGAAGGTCCCGACCTTCGGCGGCGTGGGCGCGGCGTCCACGCAGCTCGTCCGCACGCAGCCGGGGCGGGTCGCCTCGGCGGAGAAGCGCACGCTGGCAGGCTTGCCGATCGAGCTCTGCGAGAACCGCAGGACGATCGTCGTGTCGCTCGAGCGGGAGACCGAGACGGTCCCGGTGCGCGTCGGCAGGTCGTTGGCGCGCTCCTTCAGGACGCTGCCGCGGAGCTTCTCCCCGGCGGCGTCGGCCGTCACGCACGCGAGGTGCTCGGGGATGCTGCGCTCGATCTCCGTCGTCACCGTGTAGAGCCGCAGGCAGATCGAGCCGGGCGGCCCGCCCTTCTCGGCCACGAGGTCCTCGGCGGTGAACGCCTCCGACGCGGTGATCGCCGCGCGCAGGCGCCCGTCGGGCGCCTTGCCGAGCTGGACGCGCCGCAGGTCGATCGCGCCCTCGGCCGCGTCCGTGCGCGAGTCCGTGAGCACCACGGGCTTCGTCGAGACGGCGGCCACCGCGACGCCGGTCAGGAGGCTCGCGATCGCGGTGCCGGCGATCAGCCGACGGGTGTGCCGCGGACGGCGACCCGGTCCAGGTGCGCCAGCACGGCGTCCGCCGTCGGCTCCTGGGCGTCGGTCGTCATGAGATGGCCGCATCCCCCAATCATGACGAAGACGGCGCCCGGGATGCCCGCTGCAAGGGCGCGCCCGCGGGCCGGGGCGACCAGCCGGTCCTCGTCCCCGTGCACGACGGTGACCGGGAACCGGCCGAGCTCGGCCAGCCGCGCGCGGACGTCGTGACGGGCGATCGCCAGCAGCTGCGCGGCGATCGTGACGGTCGGGGTGCCGTCGCGCAGGCGCAGGTCGCAGTCCTGCGCGATCCGCTCGGGCGCCTCCTCGAAGGTCCGTCGCGCGTAGAGGACGCGGGACATCACCGGCCACGAGCGGCCGGGCCCGAGCAGCGGGCGCAGGCCGCTGCTGCCGATCAGCCGCCACGGCGGCGGCCCCGAGCGCGCCTGCGCGGTCGTGCTGCCGAGCAGCAGCGAGCGCACCCGCTGCGGGTGGTCGAGCGCGAGGTGCTGGGCGACCATGCCGCCCATCGAGACGCCGTGGACGTCGGCGACGGGGACCTCGGCGTGATCCATGACCGCCAGGACGTCGGCGACGAGGTCGCGCAGCGACAGCGGCCCGCGGATCGGGGAGCTCTCCCCCGTGCCGCGGTTGTCGATGACGAGCAGGCGCGCCCG
This window encodes:
- a CDS encoding alpha/beta fold hydrolase gives rise to the protein MPVAQHGSVRIHYRDEGDPAGPPLVLIMGLGGSGNAWWRLLPSLQDRARLLVIDNRGTGESSPIRGPLSLRDLVADVLAVMDHAEVPVADVHGVSMGGMVAQHLALDHPQRVRSLLLGSTTAQARSGPPPWRLIGSSGLRPLLGPGRSWPVMSRVLYARRTFEEAPERIAQDCDLRLRDGTPTVTIAAQLLAIARHDVRARLAELGRFPVTVVHGDEDRLVAPARGRALAAGIPGAVFVMIGGCGHLMTTDAQEPTADAVLAHLDRVAVRGTPVG